TTTAACAGAACGAAAAGGTTGGTTGCGTTTAAAAGCAAGTAAAGTATTGCCTAATAAAAAAGGTTATGGACCCAATATTAATGAGTGGACAAATAATGATGGTTCTGATTCAGATTTCTGGAGAGCATCTAATACTTTAAGTCAACGTATTATGGGAATTACTACAGGAACTGCTGTGGCTAAATTTGACATATCAGGTATGAAACCACATCAATTAGCTGGATTTGTGCGTTATGGAGGAGTCTTTAATTTATTAGGTATTGAGGTTGATGCACATGGTAAAAAGCATTTGTTTTATATGAATCCTATGGCAGAAAAGGTAACAGGGCCTGAATTAACAGGGAATGATTTATATGTAAAAACATCTAACAATAGTAATCAAGCAACTTATGAATATAGTTTTGATGGAAAAGATTTTAAATCTTTTGGTCCTACGTTTACCATTGCTTTTGGAAAATGGACAGGTGATAGATTAGGTTTTTTCTCATGGAATGAAAAAGAAGATGCAGGTTACATTGATGTAGATTGGTTTACATATGACTACGATGGACCTAAGGCAACTAATAAAGAATAAAACTATTGTATAATCTAAATAAAACTAAACAATGAAAACAATAAAATATAATAATATTATTTATAATATACTTTTCATCTTTTTTATATCATTTCTTCTAGCATGTTCTAACGATGTCCAAAAAGAAATTAATGAAGTAGAATCTGATGAGGAGGAAACAGAAGAAATTATTATAGATCCAGCTAAAGCAGTTCATATTAATGCAGGGTCGGTAGTAGGACAGATGTATAATTTTTGGTCTACTAGACCTATGGTTAATCAAACACGTTTTAATAGTTCTAGTTTTGTTGCTAGTGTAAATGAGGTTAAGGATTATGTAGAAAGTTATAACCTAGTAAGGGTATTAGGAGGAAGAAAAGATGATTTAAATACCTTTTACAAAGGTGTTGATGCTTCAGGGAAGATTATCACAGATTTTAGTGGTTTAATTTCTAGTATGCGAGGTTTTATGCAAACAGGTCTAAAACCTAGAATAGTTTTAGATAACGTGCCATGGGAGATGAGTGGAGAGAGAATAGAAGATACTTATGGAAACTCTAAACCTGCAAATGATTATGGTATTTGGAGGCAATATATAAATGCTTTTTTACAAACTTTGATAAATGAGTTTGGAATGCATGAAGTTAAAACTTGGCGATTTAGAGTAGCAACAGAACCTAATTACACTCCGAGTCACTGGAGAGGAACTAGAGATGAATATTTTAAACACTATGATATTACTGTAGATGAAGTTTTAAAAGTAATTCCTGATGCTATTATTGGTCCAGGAAATTTACTAACAGAAAACGTTGCAGAGTGGACTACAGATATTATTGATCATTGTGCTACAGGTACAAATTATGCAACAGGTGAAACAGGAACTAGAATGAACTTTTTCTGTCTTTCTTATTACGAGAAAATAGATCAAAACACAGTAAGGTTTCATGAAGTTGTAGAGCCTTATAGAGCAAAATTAAATAGTTATCCGCAGTTTAGTGATATTCCTTTTGATATTCAAGAATTTGGAATGTTAAGAGATGAAAATTCAGTAAGAGGTATTAGTTTAAATGATGCAACAGAGCTAGGAGCAAGTTGGTATGCTACAATAGCAGATTTGGCCTATCAATATAGAATTACAGAAATATATGATTGGGGGCAAGAAGTAGAGGGGAGTGATTTACGACAAGCTAGAAATAATGTAACCAAAATGCTCCAAAAAATGGAAGGAGGAAATAGAGTAGAGGCTATAGATAATGTTAATGGATATAATGGTGTTATACCTGTGGTAAAAGGAGATGTTATTTATTTATTAGTGTATAACCACAATACAACAAGAAACAGTAGTTCAAAGCAAACCCTTTATCCTGTGATTAATGGCGGATTGGTTTCTGGTAGTACAAAATGGAAAATGAATGAATATACTATTGATGCAAACCATGGAGTGTTTATGCATGAACTTTATAAAGATGTTAGAGCAGCAGGTGTAGGTGAGAAAACGAATGGACGTATTTATGGGAATAGACCTTCTGATCGTTTTGAAGATGGTTGGAAAGATGTTTTAAACGCAAACATCAATAAATACCAAATCCTGGCACAATTGCCACAAACAACTACAAACTCGATTATAAATACCAAAGATGATAAAATCACATTAAAAGTAGATTTAGAAGCACATAGTGTTAAGTTAATTGAGTTACGTCCTTATTAAATAATTATAAGATTTAATTTTATTATAAATATAGAAGGTCAGAATATTATTATTCTGACCTTTTTATATGAAATATCTGTCGGTACTGAGCAGTACAGTAATCACGTTTGTTAAAATTATCTTGCTTAAATTATAAAATAGTTAATTATGAAATTAAGGTTTGTTTTTTTAACGTTTGTTCTGTCAACATTAACGAGTTTTTCACAAATAAAACATGGTTTAAGAGATGAACAAGGTCGTCATGTAATTTCAAGAGGATTTGTAATCAATACAAATGACCACAAAGGAGAAGTGTTTTTTAACAGTGATGATTATGTTAGAATGGTTAGAATGGGAGCTAACACTCAAGTAATACGTTTAGAGTTGGGGAAATTAAGTAGCTTTCCTGGAGGAAAATTAGACACTAATTATCTTAACAAATTAGATTCACTGGTTACTTTAGGTAAAAACTCGGGTATGAAAACAGTTTTTAAAATGACCGTTTATGGAGTGAGAAAATTTGTTTGGGAAGAGTTCTGGAAAAACGAAAAAAACGAATATGACACCTATATTGATGCTTGGAAAGTAATTTGGAAAAGATATGCAAATAATACATCTGTATTGGGATATGATGTGGTAAATGAACCAAGAAAATTAACCATGGATATCTCATATTCAGATCTTACTAAAAAATACTTGATTCCTTTATATCAAAAAATTATAGATGAAAGTCAAAAGATAAACGAAGATAAGATGATTCTTTTCCAGTCTATTTTTATGAATAAAGGAGAGGCTATAGATAACAATCAATATGCGGAAGTTACAGTACCTATAAATAGAAAAAATATTCTTTTTGCACCTCATATTTATCAAGGTAAAATTGATTTAATAAAACCTGTCATGGATCGTTTTGATGAGGAGTCTAAAATGCTAAAAACACCTATTTTTATTGGAGAATGGGGAATGCCAACTTTTGCGGTAACAGATACTATTCTTGAAGGAAATTTAGGACAATTAAAATACAGAGAACTTTATATAAAAACAGCTGAGGTTTTTGATCAAATGGGAGTAGGTTCTATAAAAGCTTGGTTTTTAGGAAATAGAAGTATGCAAAACTTTCTGCCAGGAGGTCTATCAACATGGGCTATATTTAGCGATAAAACAGCTGCAGGAACCGTAGAGCGTAAATATATTACAGATATTATTGCAAGACCTTTTCCACAAGTAATTGCAGGAGATATTTATTCTTTTATGTTTCATCATGCTACTAGAACATTAGATTTAAACATCAAATCAAATAACTCCAAAGGAGCTTCTAAAATATTTGTAGGTGCAAATAGACATTATCCTGATGGTTTTTCTGTGTTAATAAATGATGATACTGTGTTGTTTTATAATCCATTAAAAAACGTTGGTTTAGAGGTGTATAAATGTCCAGAAAATGTAAATCCATCAGATTTTATATGGGATTCTCAAAGCCAAAAATTAATTGTTTTAAAATGGCCAAAAGATAAAGAAATGTTAAGTGTTAAAATAGTTCCAGGTTTAATGAATTTTGAGTAATTAAGTTTAGGCTTAACAACTTTTATAAGTGTTAAGCCTTTTTTTGTAAACAATAAATTTGAAATAAGGATACAAGAATTATGATTAGAATTTTATCAATAGTCTTTTTTGTGAGTACACTTTTAATCAGTTGTAAAACACAAAAAGAAAATAATCCATCAGAAATAAAAATTCCTAAAAAGCCAAATATTTTATGGTTAGTTACAGAAGATATGGGGGCATATATTCCACCTTTTGGAGACACAACTGTAGAAACCCCAAATTTAAGTAGATTGGCAAAAGAAGGAGTTATTTATCCTAATTTATATTCAACTTCAGGTGTTTGTGCCCCAAGTAGAGCTGCTATTGCTACAGGTATGTATCCTTCAAGCATTGGTGCCAATCATATGAGAGTAAATTCTAACATGAAACAAACAGGATTAAAAGCTTATGAATCTGTACCTCCATCAGAAGTAAAAATGATTAGTGAGTTATTGCGTATGAATGGATATTATTGTTCTAATAATTATAAAGAAGATTATCAATTTAGAGCACCTGTAACTGCTTGGGATGAAAGTAGTCCGTATGCACATTGGAGAAATAGAAAAAAAGATCAACCTTTTTATGCTGTTTTTAATTTTACAGAAACACATGAGTCTGGTTTGTTTGAACCTTATGGTTTTAGAAATATTGAAACAAGGCATTATTATGAAGGAGATACAACTTATGTATGGAAACAAAATGGATTGCCAGATGCAAAAAACAGGTTTTCTGAAGAAGATACTCCTAAACACTTACCTAAAAACACTAAGTTCAATATACCTCCTTATTTACCAGATACTAAAGAAGTACGTAATGACATGTGGAAGTTGTATAACAATATAGCTGAAATGGACAAACAAGTTGGGGCTGTTTTAAAACAATTAGAAGAAGACGGCTTGTTGGAGAATACCATTATTTTTTTCTATGGTGACCATGGAGGGCCTTTGCCAAGAGAAAAAAGATTAATTTACGATTCTGGATTAAACACTCCAATGATTATTAGATTTCCTTATCAAAAAAACGCTGGAACCAAAGACAATCAGTTGATTAGTTTTGTGGATTTTGCACCAACATTATTATCCTTAATTGGTGTTGAACCTCCAAAATATATGCAAGGAAAAGCTTTTTTAGGAAAGTATAAATCAGAAAAAGAAAGAAAGTATATACATGCAGCAGCAGATAGGTTTGATGAAGTAACCGATGTTATTAGAGCAGTAAGAGATTCGCAATTTAAATACATAAGAAATTATAGGCCAGAGCAAGGTTATTATTTGCCTTTAGCGTACCGAGAAAAAATACCTTCTATGCAAGAATTATTACGATTACGTGATGAAGGAAAATTAAACGATGTACAAATGCAATGGTTTAGAGATCATAAACCTAAAGAGGAATTATTCGATTGTAAAGAAGATCCGTTTGAGTTGGTTAATTTGGCTGATAAGCCAGAGTACAATCAAAAATTACAGGAACTAAGTAAAGAAATGGATCGATGGTTAACTACTATTCATGATGATCCTAATTTACCTGAAGAAAAACTGATTGAAAAACTTTGGAATGGTAAAGAAAATCAACCTGTAACCGCTACTCCAAAAATAACTACTTTAAACAATAAAGTTATTTTAAATTGTAAAACAAAAGGAGCTTCTATTGGATATAAAATTAAAGAAGCAAATGGTATATATCCTAAATCTTGGACAGTGTATCAGGAGGCATTTACACTTCCAAAAAATTCAACATTATTGGTAAAAGCTCATAGAATTGGGTTTAAAGCAAGTAAAACTGTTGAAGAAAAAGAAGTTAATTTAAAGTAATTATTAAGTTTTATCACGAATAAAATAAAAGACAGTATGAATAAATTTGTTTTTATGTTGATGTTTACCTTTTTAGGAACATCAGTAATGTCATCACAAAATATCAATCCTCCGTTAGGTAGAATAGCAGTTGTTGCAGATGGTAATTCTCCTGATCCTGATGATCTTGGAGGTACAGCAGTGACTTTGGCATTGTTACAAGCTTCAGGTTTGTCTAATCGTTTGGTACACTATTCTCATAGTTGCGATTTAGTGGTGATGCACAGAATATCTGAAGCAGCAGAAAAAGAACGTCACGCCATGATGCAAACCGCCTGTGATGGTACTGCAAGAAGGTGGGGAGGTTTTGATCATATTACGTTTTTAGACGCCAAATGGCAAACAGATGAAACCATTAAAGATTTATGTAAAGCTATTAATGAATCTACAGAAAATAATCCACTATGGATTGTAGAGGCAGGTGAACCTGATATTATTGGTTTAGCATTGGCAGCTACTCCCAAAGAAAAACATCAATATGTAAAAGTAATTACACATCATCCTGCAAATGATAACGCTGGTGATTTTTTTACGTGGCAAGAAATTTTAGATTTTGGTGTAGAAGAAGTTCGTATTCCAGATCAAAATACTCACTTAAAAGTAAAAGAGTCAGAATGGAATTGGGCAATGAATCATTCTGACAATCGTCTTCAGTTTATTTGGTTGATGGGAAAAATGGCTGAAATAGACAATGTAGTTAAATTTCAGAAAGGTAAATGGGATTGTTCCGATGCAGGAATGGCCTTGTACTGGATTACAGGGGCTACAAATGGAGGATTAAAAGAAGGAACAGTTGATGATGTAAAAACATTGTTGCTTAATTATATAGATAAAAAATAGAGGTTTTTAAAATAAATAAAAGATGAAAAAAAGTTTTTTAATTTTTGCCACATTCTTAAGTTTTGGCTTAGGTTTATATGCTCAAGATCAACCTAATATTGTTGTTTTTTTAGTAGATGATTTACGTCCTGAGTTGGGTTGTTATGGAAATAAAACCATAAAAACACCTAATATTGATGCTTTGTCAAAAGACGGGGTAAGGTTTAATAATGCCTATGCCCAAGAAGCTTTATGTGCACCTTCTAGAATGAGTTTATTGTCTGGATTAAGACCAGAAAACATCGGGATTTATTCTTTATTTACTCCATTAAGATCTAAACGTAAAGATATTGTTACCATGCCACAATTTTTTAAGGAAAAAGGCTACAAAACAGTTAGTGTTGGTAAAGTATATCACCACGGTATTGATGATAAAGAAAGTTGGAGCACTTTAATTCCTAAAGAACCAAATTCTTGGGTAAAACCCGAAAATTTAGCATTGATAGACAGTCTTAAAAAAGCAGGAATAAAAAGGAATGGGCCTCCATATGAATGTATAGATGTAGCCGATGATGCTTATAAAGATGGAAGAGCTGTTAACCATGCTATTAAAATTCTTGAAAATATAAAAAATGATAAGTTTATGATGGTTTTAGGTTTAACCAAACCGCATCTTCCGTTTAATGTTCCTAAAAAATATTGGGATTTATATGATGAAAATGATTTTGAAGTGCCATTAAAAGAAGCTCCAAAAGATATGTATAGACTTTCTTTAACTCATTGGGGGGAATTACGAGCGTATCACGGTATTCCAAAAGAAGGAGTTTTAGATGATAAATTATCAAAAAAACTAATACATGGTTATCATGCTAGTGTTAGTTATACCGATGCGCAAATGGATAAAGTAATGGATGCTTTAGAAAGATTAGATTTACGTAAAAACACCATGATTGTTTTTATGAGCGATCATGGATGGAAGTTAGGAGAATACGGAGCTTGGTGTAAACACAGTAATTTTGAGATTGATGTAAAAGTACCTTTAATAGTAAGTAGAGAAACAAATTTTAAAAACAGAATGACCAATGTAACATCAGATGCTTTGGTAGAAAATGTTGATTTATTTCCAACACTTGCAGAAGTTTGTGGATTTAAAAACTTACCAAACTTAGATGGAAAAAGTATTTTACCATTAGTTAATAATCCAAAATTAGATTGGAATAAAGGAGCTTATAGTGTTTATCCTAAAGGGAAAAATATTATGGGGTTTACGTGTACTGATGGAACTTTAAGATATACCGAGTGGTGGGATAATAAGGCTCAAAAAGTAATAGAAAACGAATTGTATTTATGTGAGCAAAATTATATGGAAAGAACTGTAAATTTTGCTAATCATTCAAATTATCAAAACGAGGTAAAAAGGATGCAGGCGTTATTAAAAAGACAGTTTCCTTTAAAAAGTAGATCTACCTACCCACAAAATGATAAATAAAAAAACTGTTGTTCGTTGTTACCCTCTTTTTCGATTATGTGAATTAGAGGGTATTTTTTTATAAAATATATTACTTAAAAAAGTAAAACCCTAGTGAAAATAAGGTACAGTTATGTAAAATTAAATTACATCAAATAAAAGTAAAGGATGGAGTTTATAACAATTTTGTATAGAAAATCCCATAAATATAGAGTGTGATTCAAACTACTAAATATGCAATTTTGTAGTTATTTGTTTGTGTTATGTTTGTTTTTTTAGTCTTTTTTTTGTGATTAAATTATTTAACAGGTGTTTTTATTGGTTTTTTACAGGACAAATCAGGATAAGAATAATAATAATGAATGATAAGTTTGAAAAAACTTAAACATTTATAATTATGAAAAAAATTACTTTAAAAATTAGTGCTTTTTTATTGCTAAGCATGTCTGCTCTCCAGATACAAGCACAAGCTTTTGTAACAGGAACAACAGGTGTTTATAAAATTAAAGTACAAGGGGAGAATCTTTATTTAACTCAATCTACGACCACAGATGCTTTAACTTATGAGCAAGAAAATGGTAGTAGTGATACTCAGTTATTTATCATTGACAATCATCCAGATGGAGATAATTATTCTATAACTTCTAAAGTGTCGGGGAAAGGAGCGTTAGAAGTATTAGATATAAATGATGTAGCTAGTGCAATAGGGGCAAAAGGTAATGCAGCAGGTGGCTCAGGGCAACAAGATAAATGGAATCCTACTAGAGGAACTGGAACTCAAATTTTTCTAGAGAGTGATAAAACAGGAACAGCTTGGGAAGGTTTAGGAGCAAAAAGAAGACTTCAAGATTATGCAGTAGGGGATCCTGTTAAAATCAGTGGTGGTACCCCTGTAGCATTTGATTTTGTGTTTGTAGAAACTTTAAGTTCAAAAGAATTTAACGTTAGTTCTGTATTTGTTGCTAACCCTGTGGATAATAGTTTAGCTGTTAGCGGATTAACAAATCAAATTAATGAAATTAAAGTATACAGCATATTAGGTAAAGAAGTTTTAAGGCATAAATTAAACAATCAAAACACTCTTTCTTTAGATGTAAGCGGTTTGGTAAGTGGTGTTTATATTGTTGTTTTTAGTGGAGAAAAAGGAAGCTTTACCAAAAAAATTATTAAAAACTAATATTTAGAATTTTAATTTAAAAGTAGTTAAAACATTCTTCTTTTTTTAGAAGAATGTTTTTGTGGTAAAATAGATTAAGCCATTTCAAATTTAAATTATGAGAAAAACACCAAAAATAATTTTTTTAGGATTTGTTTTAGTTTGGTCTATGGCAAATAGTCAAATATCATTATCTAAAAGAGATGAAAATAATTTATCACTTTTAAATGGTACTTCACTTTTAAAAACCAAAGAAAACTTAAACACCCCTAAGTTTAATAAAACATATAATGAATTATTAGAGAGTGCAAACAAAGCATTAAAAGAAGGTGTTTTTTCTGTAATGCAAAAAACACAAACACCACATAGTGGTACTAAGCATGATTATATTTCTTTAGGACCTTATTGGTGGCCAGATCCTACTAAACCAGATGGTTTACCATGGATTAGAAAAGATGGGGAGGTAAATCCTTTAACAAGAAAAGGAAATACAGATTTTGA
Above is a genomic segment from Wenyingzhuangia fucanilytica containing:
- a CDS encoding sulfatase; this encodes MSTLLISCKTQKENNPSEIKIPKKPNILWLVTEDMGAYIPPFGDTTVETPNLSRLAKEGVIYPNLYSTSGVCAPSRAAIATGMYPSSIGANHMRVNSNMKQTGLKAYESVPPSEVKMISELLRMNGYYCSNNYKEDYQFRAPVTAWDESSPYAHWRNRKKDQPFYAVFNFTETHESGLFEPYGFRNIETRHYYEGDTTYVWKQNGLPDAKNRFSEEDTPKHLPKNTKFNIPPYLPDTKEVRNDMWKLYNNIAEMDKQVGAVLKQLEEDGLLENTIIFFYGDHGGPLPREKRLIYDSGLNTPMIIRFPYQKNAGTKDNQLISFVDFAPTLLSLIGVEPPKYMQGKAFLGKYKSEKERKYIHAAADRFDEVTDVIRAVRDSQFKYIRNYRPEQGYYLPLAYREKIPSMQELLRLRDEGKLNDVQMQWFRDHKPKEELFDCKEDPFELVNLADKPEYNQKLQELSKEMDRWLTTIHDDPNLPEEKLIEKLWNGKENQPVTATPKITTLNNKVILNCKTKGASIGYKIKEANGIYPKSWTVYQEAFTLPKNSTLLVKAHRIGFKASKTVEEKEVNLK
- a CDS encoding GH39 family glycosyl hydrolase — protein: MKTIKYNNIIYNILFIFFISFLLACSNDVQKEINEVESDEEETEEIIIDPAKAVHINAGSVVGQMYNFWSTRPMVNQTRFNSSSFVASVNEVKDYVESYNLVRVLGGRKDDLNTFYKGVDASGKIITDFSGLISSMRGFMQTGLKPRIVLDNVPWEMSGERIEDTYGNSKPANDYGIWRQYINAFLQTLINEFGMHEVKTWRFRVATEPNYTPSHWRGTRDEYFKHYDITVDEVLKVIPDAIIGPGNLLTENVAEWTTDIIDHCATGTNYATGETGTRMNFFCLSYYEKIDQNTVRFHEVVEPYRAKLNSYPQFSDIPFDIQEFGMLRDENSVRGISLNDATELGASWYATIADLAYQYRITEIYDWGQEVEGSDLRQARNNVTKMLQKMEGGNRVEAIDNVNGYNGVIPVVKGDVIYLLVYNHNTTRNSSSKQTLYPVINGGLVSGSTKWKMNEYTIDANHGVFMHELYKDVRAAGVGEKTNGRIYGNRPSDRFEDGWKDVLNANINKYQILAQLPQTTTNSIINTKDDKITLKVDLEAHSVKLIELRPY
- a CDS encoding cellulase family glycosylhydrolase, whose product is MKLRFVFLTFVLSTLTSFSQIKHGLRDEQGRHVISRGFVINTNDHKGEVFFNSDDYVRMVRMGANTQVIRLELGKLSSFPGGKLDTNYLNKLDSLVTLGKNSGMKTVFKMTVYGVRKFVWEEFWKNEKNEYDTYIDAWKVIWKRYANNTSVLGYDVVNEPRKLTMDISYSDLTKKYLIPLYQKIIDESQKINEDKMILFQSIFMNKGEAIDNNQYAEVTVPINRKNILFAPHIYQGKIDLIKPVMDRFDEESKMLKTPIFIGEWGMPTFAVTDTILEGNLGQLKYRELYIKTAEVFDQMGVGSIKAWFLGNRSMQNFLPGGLSTWAIFSDKTAAGTVERKYITDIIARPFPQVIAGDIYSFMFHHATRTLDLNIKSNNSKGASKIFVGANRHYPDGFSVLINDDTVLFYNPLKNVGLEVYKCPENVNPSDFIWDSQSQKLIVLKWPKDKEMLSVKIVPGLMNFE
- a CDS encoding T9SS type A sorting domain-containing protein, which gives rise to MKKITLKISAFLLLSMSALQIQAQAFVTGTTGVYKIKVQGENLYLTQSTTTDALTYEQENGSSDTQLFIIDNHPDGDNYSITSKVSGKGALEVLDINDVASAIGAKGNAAGGSGQQDKWNPTRGTGTQIFLESDKTGTAWEGLGAKRRLQDYAVGDPVKISGGTPVAFDFVFVETLSSKEFNVSSVFVANPVDNSLAVSGLTNQINEIKVYSILGKEVLRHKLNNQNTLSLDVSGLVSGVYIVVFSGEKGSFTKKIIKN
- a CDS encoding sulfatase, with amino-acid sequence MKKSFLIFATFLSFGLGLYAQDQPNIVVFLVDDLRPELGCYGNKTIKTPNIDALSKDGVRFNNAYAQEALCAPSRMSLLSGLRPENIGIYSLFTPLRSKRKDIVTMPQFFKEKGYKTVSVGKVYHHGIDDKESWSTLIPKEPNSWVKPENLALIDSLKKAGIKRNGPPYECIDVADDAYKDGRAVNHAIKILENIKNDKFMMVLGLTKPHLPFNVPKKYWDLYDENDFEVPLKEAPKDMYRLSLTHWGELRAYHGIPKEGVLDDKLSKKLIHGYHASVSYTDAQMDKVMDALERLDLRKNTMIVFMSDHGWKLGEYGAWCKHSNFEIDVKVPLIVSRETNFKNRMTNVTSDALVENVDLFPTLAEVCGFKNLPNLDGKSILPLVNNPKLDWNKGAYSVYPKGKNIMGFTCTDGTLRYTEWWDNKAQKVIENELYLCEQNYMERTVNFANHSNYQNEVKRMQALLKRQFPLKSRSTYPQNDK